One genomic window of Polyangium aurulentum includes the following:
- the folB gene encoding dihydroneopterin aldolase — MSNAPVVVLGAGPAGASTALWCADLGLPVVVLEGAERLGGQLHAIHPPLENLPGLPGARAEDVAQSLVRQLAAARIEVRYGHRAWLDPSALRVHCAEQGLSLDASAVVVATGVRHRALGVPNEQGFLGKGVEYNVGPDPARWRGMRILVIGGGDDAFEHARLTAPHARQITLVHRSDRYSARAAQQAAVRGLPGVTLRPFTVVEAFEGNDRAERARLRGPKGVEALDFDVAFVCIGPAPNTEGLPLALDAQGYVVVDRLQRTSREGVWAVGDVCCREAPTLSTALGHGAVAAKAICAGLACGIPIAQPPRATGPDLLRIEGLTFPARIGVYPSERRRTQTLTFTIEFEVNAAAAAPTDALGRTIDYAEVAATIGAILAERHFNLIETVAQTVVDALLTRFPTRRARVRVQKPGVPQAGSSASLEVERAR, encoded by the coding sequence ATGTCCAACGCTCCCGTCGTCGTCCTCGGCGCCGGTCCGGCCGGCGCGAGCACGGCGCTGTGGTGCGCGGACCTCGGGCTGCCCGTCGTCGTGCTCGAAGGCGCCGAGCGCCTTGGCGGGCAGCTCCACGCCATTCACCCGCCCCTCGAGAACCTTCCGGGTCTGCCGGGCGCGCGCGCGGAGGATGTGGCGCAGTCGCTCGTCCGGCAGCTCGCGGCGGCGCGCATCGAGGTTCGTTATGGCCATCGCGCTTGGCTCGACCCGAGCGCCTTGCGGGTGCATTGCGCGGAGCAGGGGCTGTCGCTCGATGCGTCGGCGGTGGTGGTCGCGACGGGCGTCCGGCACCGAGCGCTCGGCGTGCCGAACGAGCAGGGGTTCCTCGGCAAGGGCGTCGAATACAACGTCGGGCCCGACCCGGCGCGATGGCGCGGCATGCGCATCCTCGTGATCGGCGGCGGCGACGACGCATTCGAGCACGCGAGGCTCACGGCGCCCCACGCCCGGCAGATCACGCTCGTCCACCGCAGCGACCGCTACTCGGCGCGCGCCGCGCAGCAGGCGGCCGTCCGCGGGCTCCCCGGCGTCACCCTCCGGCCTTTCACCGTGGTCGAGGCGTTCGAGGGGAACGACCGCGCGGAGCGAGCGCGCCTGCGCGGGCCCAAGGGCGTGGAGGCGCTCGACTTCGACGTCGCTTTCGTCTGCATCGGCCCGGCGCCCAACACCGAGGGATTGCCGCTCGCGCTCGACGCGCAGGGGTATGTCGTGGTCGACCGGCTCCAGCGCACCTCGCGCGAGGGCGTGTGGGCCGTGGGCGACGTCTGCTGCCGCGAGGCGCCCACGCTCTCCACGGCGCTCGGTCACGGCGCCGTCGCGGCCAAGGCCATCTGCGCGGGGCTCGCGTGCGGCATCCCGATCGCGCAGCCTCCGCGCGCGACGGGGCCGGATCTGCTCCGGATCGAGGGCCTCACCTTCCCTGCGCGCATCGGCGTCTATCCGAGCGAGCGCCGCCGGACGCAGACGTTGACGTTCACGATCGAGTTCGAGGTGAATGCCGCCGCCGCCGCGCCGACGGACGCGCTCGGGCGCACGATCGATTACGCCGAGGTGGCGGCCACCATCGGGGCGATCCTGGCCGAGCGGCATTTCAATCTGATCGAGACCGTGGCGCAGACGGTCGTGGACGCGCTGCTCACGCGCTTCCCCACCCGCCGGGCGCGGGTGCGCGTGCAGAAGCCCGGCGTGCCCCAGGCGGGCTCGAGCGCGTCGCTCGAGGTCGAACGCGCTCGATAG
- the ribA gene encoding GTP cyclohydrolase II, whose amino-acid sequence MYVPDAVIRPRLEILAKAPVPTRVGLFEMMVFHWGGHDTASGLSPDHVALIMGDVRGKSSVLVRVHSECLTSEVFGSLKCDCREQLEAAQAEIARRGQGVLIYLRQEGRGIGLPNKIRAYDLQSRGHDTVDANRLLGLPDDARDYGGAAAVLEHLGVASIALMTNNPLKVQAMRDLGLEVERAPAVVEANPFSAGYLEAKRLRMGHSLPPFSISRTAPAGEPLRAPVDEG is encoded by the coding sequence ATGTACGTCCCCGATGCGGTGATCCGGCCTCGACTCGAGATCCTTGCGAAGGCCCCGGTGCCGACGCGGGTGGGTCTCTTCGAGATGATGGTGTTCCACTGGGGTGGGCACGATACGGCAAGCGGCCTGTCCCCCGACCATGTGGCGCTCATCATGGGTGACGTGCGGGGCAAGTCCTCCGTCCTCGTCCGGGTCCACTCGGAATGCCTGACGAGCGAGGTCTTCGGCTCGCTGAAATGCGACTGCCGCGAGCAGCTCGAGGCCGCGCAAGCCGAGATCGCCCGTCGCGGGCAGGGCGTCTTGATTTACCTGCGCCAGGAGGGCCGCGGGATCGGGCTGCCCAACAAGATTCGCGCGTACGACCTGCAATCGCGCGGGCACGACACGGTGGACGCCAATCGCCTGCTCGGGCTCCCCGACGACGCGCGTGATTACGGCGGCGCCGCGGCCGTGCTCGAGCACCTGGGCGTCGCATCGATCGCGCTCATGACCAACAACCCGCTCAAGGTGCAGGCGATGCGGGATCTCGGGCTCGAGGTCGAGCGCGCGCCGGCCGTGGTGGAGGCCAATCCGTTCAGCGCCGGCTATCTCGAGGCGAAGCGGCTGCGCATGGGCCACTCGCTGCCCCCGTTCAGCATCTCGCGCACGGCCCCCGCGGGCGAGCCGCTCAGGGCGCCGGTCGACGAAGGCTGA
- a CDS encoding SLC13 family permease, giving the protein MSLLPTLVVFVATYVLIAFRRLSILPVGRPAGALAGACAMVGLASLDPRWGIAPNEAFASVEPNTIGLLLGMMLITAALADAGFFELAAGWLVARRPSPVRLLYGVTIGAGLLSAVLVNDPVCVLLAPVVDATARRARLQRVPYLLALAMGANAGSAMTLAGNPQNMLVAHLSGIPYRSYLVHAGPAGLVALFVSAAVLHLLFRKSLASTNDAPKSVPPPAASPRDLRLAMAIVLAVSVAFLAGANLAFTALTGAATLMLVRKRDPGALFGRVSWTVLVFFGALFIVAAAFQRTGLVEAALDSTRPYLPTDPAASIAALSGILTVGCQVVSNVPFILLAEPWIKTLPDPTLAWTVTAVASTLAGNLTLLGSVANIIVVETAGAEEEIGFWTYLRAGLPVTIASMIAAIGLLLVMR; this is encoded by the coding sequence ATGAGCCTCCTGCCCACCCTGGTCGTCTTCGTCGCGACGTACGTGCTGATCGCGTTCCGCAGGCTGTCGATCCTCCCCGTCGGCCGGCCCGCGGGCGCGCTCGCGGGCGCATGTGCCATGGTCGGCCTCGCGTCGCTCGACCCGCGCTGGGGCATCGCTCCCAACGAGGCGTTCGCGTCCGTCGAGCCCAACACGATCGGCCTGCTCCTCGGCATGATGCTGATCACCGCAGCCCTCGCCGACGCCGGCTTCTTCGAGCTCGCCGCAGGCTGGCTCGTCGCCCGACGTCCCTCGCCCGTGCGCCTGCTCTACGGGGTCACGATCGGCGCCGGGCTGCTCTCGGCCGTGCTCGTCAACGACCCGGTGTGCGTCCTGCTCGCCCCCGTCGTCGACGCGACGGCGCGGCGCGCACGCCTCCAGCGCGTTCCGTACCTGCTCGCCCTCGCCATGGGCGCCAACGCCGGCAGCGCCATGACGCTCGCCGGCAACCCGCAGAACATGCTCGTCGCGCACCTGTCCGGCATCCCCTACCGGAGCTACCTCGTGCACGCCGGGCCCGCGGGCCTCGTCGCGCTGTTCGTCAGCGCAGCCGTCCTGCACCTTCTCTTCCGCAAGAGCCTCGCCTCGACGAACGACGCCCCGAAGAGCGTGCCCCCGCCCGCCGCGTCACCCCGCGACCTGCGCCTGGCGATGGCCATCGTCCTGGCCGTCTCGGTCGCCTTCCTCGCCGGCGCGAACCTCGCCTTCACCGCGCTCACCGGCGCCGCCACGCTCATGCTCGTGCGCAAGCGCGATCCCGGAGCGCTCTTCGGCCGCGTCTCGTGGACCGTGCTCGTCTTCTTCGGCGCCCTCTTCATCGTCGCCGCCGCCTTCCAGCGCACGGGCCTCGTCGAGGCCGCCCTCGACTCCACCCGCCCCTACCTGCCCACGGACCCCGCCGCATCGATCGCCGCGCTCTCGGGCATCCTCACGGTCGGCTGTCAGGTCGTCAGCAACGTCCCCTTCATCCTGCTCGCCGAGCCCTGGATCAAGACGCTCCCCGATCCCACCCTCGCCTGGACCGTCACCGCCGTCGCCTCGACCCTCGCGGGCAACCTCACGCTGCTCGGCTCGGTGGCGAACATCATCGTCGTCGAGACCGCCGGCGCGGAGGAGGAGATCGGCTTCTGGACCTACCTGCGCGCAGGCCTGCCCGTCACGATCGCCTCGATGATCGCGGCCATCGGCCTGCTGCTCGTCATGCGCTAG
- a CDS encoding metallophosphoesterase family protein — translation MYILHLSDLHVTEPGQSLDDVWMHPAQALQTLHPNPFAFIVVSGDLTQRGTAAEYDELLSFAETRLMPLVEGKDRARIIFVPGNHDVDWGADIGEPVRLASLRTAHDFDLIEQEMQKLRRSPDLADLRIDVGRFGHLDLIKLRPGAEYNKRLANVQRFFDRFYGDSLDGRGRLFNLLDPNEREHWSAHVFPQEKVAFFGFNSCHRNDRYWTGAAVSTRAVSAARDFANSIVDRDTLRVAVWHHGFTSERGRPDYLTLQDVGTLYAAGFRIGFHGHTHQESSKLVELFKSRFVIISTGSLGAAAHERPGAVGNQFSVVRLSPSTVSVESYERDGEAGEYTLEPKRKYFEVNWEPVNQAERVVKARQHSRIWTVGDDGVAVVDVELRDFVAPVETPLAILEPPYNNYQAEPRATTWRGRREVKEEHLGDGRVRFMLAGADRTERNLTWSYHLANAVALTKAELHMLEKRDRWYPNLDDGYDVRSHVIRFECDNLTLALVFSEGSGATVEEAYPMVERLTEQFGEKRWEPVEFEQERCRSHFIVGKTHVELKIPGPIVGYRYSLAYKPGNPGKEYPEAAKWTARAILERCCGKPVSSQSLSAKLTEAVGTSIYKIVTGSPLSTHGGAQATGLLGERGSWTGQIWDSSQRLLCPAFGQFWPQSWAARFACGSGVAGHAFRFSTTAAWHRDAHAARSIIYQPSPEHHRLFARSYRWILCFPLRLAPDEEASIGVVGLASEDESTPAERALGHLARAICTDTRDAEAKKRLQMLETVINVVFWTLIARVKDGLSESEQRYPLHVLNELLASAPD, via the coding sequence ATGTACATACTGCACCTCTCGGATCTTCACGTTACCGAACCAGGACAGTCGCTCGATGACGTTTGGATGCACCCAGCCCAGGCGCTGCAGACGCTGCATCCGAACCCGTTTGCTTTCATCGTCGTCAGCGGCGATCTGACGCAGCGCGGGACCGCTGCGGAGTACGACGAGCTCCTTTCTTTCGCCGAGACGCGGCTCATGCCGCTGGTCGAGGGGAAGGATCGTGCGCGCATCATCTTCGTCCCGGGCAACCACGACGTCGACTGGGGCGCGGACATCGGCGAGCCCGTGCGCCTCGCGTCGCTACGCACCGCGCACGACTTCGATCTGATCGAGCAGGAGATGCAGAAGCTCCGGCGCTCGCCCGATCTCGCCGATCTTCGCATCGACGTGGGCCGCTTCGGGCACCTCGATCTCATCAAGCTGCGGCCCGGCGCCGAGTACAACAAGCGGCTCGCGAACGTTCAGCGATTCTTCGACCGCTTCTACGGCGACTCCTTGGATGGTCGCGGACGCCTCTTCAACCTGCTCGACCCGAACGAGCGCGAGCACTGGTCGGCGCACGTGTTCCCGCAGGAGAAGGTCGCCTTCTTCGGCTTCAACTCGTGCCACCGCAACGACCGCTACTGGACCGGCGCCGCCGTGAGCACGCGCGCCGTGTCCGCCGCGCGCGACTTCGCCAACTCGATCGTCGACCGCGACACACTGCGCGTCGCGGTCTGGCACCACGGCTTCACGAGCGAGCGAGGCCGGCCCGACTACCTGACCCTGCAAGACGTCGGCACGCTCTACGCGGCGGGCTTCCGCATCGGCTTCCATGGACATACGCACCAGGAGAGCTCGAAGCTCGTCGAGCTGTTCAAGAGCCGCTTCGTGATCATCTCCACGGGCTCTCTCGGCGCGGCCGCGCACGAGCGTCCCGGCGCGGTTGGGAACCAGTTCTCGGTCGTACGGCTCAGCCCGAGCACGGTCAGCGTCGAGTCGTACGAGCGCGACGGCGAGGCCGGGGAGTACACGCTCGAGCCGAAGCGTAAGTACTTCGAGGTCAACTGGGAGCCGGTGAACCAGGCCGAGCGCGTGGTGAAGGCGCGGCAGCACTCGCGCATCTGGACCGTGGGCGACGACGGGGTCGCGGTGGTCGACGTCGAGCTGCGCGACTTCGTGGCGCCGGTCGAGACGCCGCTCGCGATCCTCGAGCCGCCCTACAACAACTACCAGGCCGAACCTCGCGCCACGACCTGGCGCGGGCGGCGCGAGGTGAAGGAGGAGCACCTCGGCGACGGCCGCGTGCGCTTCATGCTGGCGGGCGCCGACAGGACCGAGCGCAACCTGACCTGGAGCTACCACCTCGCCAACGCGGTGGCGCTGACCAAGGCCGAGCTGCACATGCTCGAGAAGCGCGATCGCTGGTATCCGAACCTCGACGACGGCTACGACGTGCGCTCGCACGTGATCCGGTTCGAGTGCGACAACCTCACGCTCGCGCTCGTGTTCTCCGAGGGCTCGGGCGCGACGGTCGAGGAGGCCTACCCGATGGTCGAGCGCCTGACCGAGCAGTTCGGCGAGAAGCGCTGGGAGCCGGTCGAGTTCGAGCAGGAGCGGTGCAGGTCGCACTTCATCGTCGGCAAGACGCACGTGGAGCTGAAGATCCCGGGGCCGATCGTCGGCTACCGCTACTCGCTCGCCTACAAACCGGGCAACCCCGGCAAGGAGTATCCCGAGGCGGCGAAGTGGACGGCGCGGGCGATCCTCGAGCGCTGCTGCGGCAAGCCCGTCTCGTCGCAGTCGCTCTCGGCGAAGCTCACCGAGGCGGTGGGGACGTCCATCTACAAGATCGTGACGGGGTCGCCCTTGAGCACGCACGGAGGGGCGCAGGCGACCGGGCTGCTCGGAGAGCGCGGGTCGTGGACGGGGCAGATCTGGGACAGCTCGCAGCGGCTTCTCTGCCCGGCGTTCGGGCAGTTCTGGCCGCAGTCGTGGGCGGCGCGCTTCGCGTGCGGCAGCGGCGTCGCGGGGCATGCGTTCCGCTTCAGCACGACGGCGGCGTGGCATCGGGACGCGCACGCGGCGAGGTCGATCATCTACCAGCCGAGCCCCGAGCACCACCGGCTCTTCGCGCGGAGCTACCGCTGGATCCTGTGCTTCCCGCTGCGGCTCGCGCCTGACGAGGAGGCGTCGATCGGCGTCGTGGGGCTCGCGAGCGAGGACGAGAGCACGCCGGCCGAGCGCGCGCTCGGGCACCTGGCGCGCGCGATCTGCACCGACACGCGAGACGCCGAGGCGAAGAAGCGCCTGCAGATGCTCGAGACGGTGATCAACGTGGTGTTCTGGACGCTCATCGCGCGGGTGAAGGACGGCCTCAGCGAGAGCGAGCAGCGCTACCCGCTCCATGTGCTCAACGAGCTGCTCGCGTCGGCGCCCGACTGA